A single genomic interval of Dysidea avara chromosome 8, odDysAvar1.4, whole genome shotgun sequence harbors:
- the LOC136264174 gene encoding uncharacterized protein isoform X2, producing the protein MLGVYYPNTRAAVPVKVMEFMEYTLKTFVDFHHNIPMYVKLSILQDISRGINYLHTLNPPVIHCDLDASYVLVNKNLMAKVCVNHDMKVLTPNSKSSKCLPYFAMLEQVSEPDHVKQSLSQEVLLFGLIICYVINQQWPIPKPNAVSDPRTHQVMRASYFRSDRREEWIDQISDQQLKKLVISCLEYSSKKRPSMSRVCEMIDSVIDSYSNDETTKMAFSLAVKEGFAQSRDLQLLLVGAENTGKTCLISSFLGEEFVEGQAATKGVDVDVCKIYCKDWTRISHSDKTSLLHHQFIHQCRTKVDVLKETVSFKGDMVLKSFSQQTSKAASTAPVSVRPIATTTATSTTTTAIIDKEFPEPHLQDLQDFSSNNTTCNPDSINAVLWDFPGQVIFHNTHLVFISESGVAVITFNASMKLTCDVVPREGSLPPQECHTIISNIHYWLQVVDSMCSVKGHKGDLSPVQPTAILAGTHIDKLHPDIDVARKISKEMILPQLIEELSDKPYAQHLAGMAEGIEAALEQYCFFISNKCRDKEIERLKYTAINAATSLRKPQPIFFLKIERALLQHKEQIIQKSAMAEVIAESAFPIAENSSEFEGVLRYFHEKRVILYFSRIKSLRNIVILSPRWLAKLFSYIITAHSYKRGTGLDEAWKRLTKYGILHESLLQHMLDKFHSDYPSAVTVTKQQVVDILVHFHLVARITREAWFSEEGFPSLPDSGDTFIVPSLVPRDDGRNPPNSPKERIIHFKFASGFVHSSLLNQVIADCICRNVEKNSRLLRMRYGMVELQLDAHQRYYISRCEENSSIQLTISMPERDDETCVQERQELINDITKLLIHIMDVFMPAGKKPVPLVPCSKCPILHITLSELCSGGTIFCTTSGETTPLSGHYSDLLPTGLSDPMVQASAKRKLKVFTTNYSKLTNVLPIRSLTSYFVAEKIIRFEDEQVIQQTVRQSEAVSVVLRKVAGSLEAGQTKSFDKLVTIMELYGGISCEELANRLRRELLQNNTTEVDQSSAAQEDSSRD; encoded by the exons ATGTTAGGAGTGTATTATCCAAATACTCGAGCTGCTGTACCAGTGAAAGTGATGGAATTTATGGAGTACACCCTAAAAACATTTGTTGACTTTCATCATAATATTCCGATGTATGTGAAGTTATCCATATTACAAGATATCAGTAGAGGAATCAATTACCTCCATACCTTAAATCCTCCTGTGATTCACTGTGACTTGGATGCCAGCTATGTACTTGTGAATAAGAACCTCATGGCCAAAGTCTGTGTTAACCATGATATGAAAGTATTGACACCCAATTCTAAATCATCCAAATGTTTGCCATATTTTGCAATGCTGGAGCAAGTGTCAGAGCCAGATCACGTGAAACAATCATTGTCACAAGAGGTATTATTATTTGGTCTCATTATTTGTTACGTCATCAACCAACAATGGCCTATACCTAAACCTAATGCAGTAAGTGATCCTCGGACTCACCAAGTCATGCGAGCCTCATATTTTAGAAGTGATAGACGAGAAGAATGGATTGATCAAATCAGTGATCAACAACTAAAGAAACTGGTAATATCATGTTTAGAATATAGTTCAAAAAAGCGCCCTTCAATGTCAAGAGTCTGtgaaatgattgatagtgtaatAG ATAGTTACTCAAATGATGAAACTACCAAGATGGCATTCTCTTTGGCAGTGAAAGAAGGTTTTGCACAATCCAGGGACCTACAACTACTGCTAGTTGGTGCAGAGAACACTGGGAAGACTTGTCTTATTTCATCTTTCCTTGGTGAAGAGTTTGTGGAGGGGCAAGCAGCTACTAAAGGAGTTGATGTAGATGTGTGTAAAATTTACTGCAAAGATTGGACCAGAATTAGCCATTCTGACAAGACTTCCCTTCTCCATCATCAGTTTATTCACCAGTGCAGAACTAAAGTTGATGTTCTAAAGGAGACTGTATCGTTTAAAGGGGATATGGTATTAAAATCCTTTAGTCAACAGACTAGCAAAGCAGCCTCCACTGCACCTGTGTCTGTCCGTCCCAttgctactactactgctacttctactactactactgcaaTCATTGATAAGGAATTTCCTGAACCACACCTACAAGACTTGCAAGATTTTTCTTCAAATAACACAACGTGCAATCCTGACAGTATTAATGCTGTTTTGTGGGACTTTCCAGGTCAGGTTATCTTCCATAACACTCACTTAGTTTTCATTTCAGAAAGTGGAGTAGCAGTGATTACATTTAATGCCTCCATGAAGTTGACGTGTGATGTTGTGCCTCGTGAAGGCTCCCTACCACCTCAAGAATGCCATACCATCATTTCCAATATCCACTACTGGCTACAGGTAGTTGACTCAATGTGCTCAGTCAAGGGACATAAGGGAGATCTTTCTCCAGTTCAACCAACTGCAATACTAGCCGGTACACACATTGACAAGCTTCACCCTGACATTGACGTTGCTCGGAAGATCTCCAAGGAAATGATCTTGCCACAGCTCATAGAGGAACTTAGTGACAAACCTTATGCTCAACACTTAGCTGGCATGGCGGAAGGTATTGAGGCTGCTTTAGAACAGTACTGTTTTTTTATCAGTAACAAGTGTAGGGACAAAGAGATAGAACGTTTAAAATACACTGCCATAAATGCAGCAACTTCGTTGAGAAAACCTCAGCCAATATTTTTCCTTAAAATTGAACGTGCACTTTTACAGCACAAAGAGCAGATAATACAAAAGTCAGCAATGGCTGAAGTTATTGCAGAAAGCGCATTTCCAATAGCTGAAAATAGCTCAGAGTTTGAAGGTGTGTTGAGATATTTTCATGAGAAACGTGTTATCCTGTACTTCAGCCGAATCAAGTCCTTGAGAAATATTGTAATCTTGTCTCCTCGCTGGCTAGCTAAACTATTCAGTTACATCATCACAGCTCATTCTTATAAAAGAGGTACAGGACTTGACGAAGCATGGAAGCGGCTTACCAAATATGGTATTTTGCACGAGAGTCTTCTCCAGCACATGTTGGACAAGTTTCACTCAGACTATCCCAGTGCAGTAACTGTTACCAAACAACAAGTAGTGGATATTCTAGTACATTTCCACCTGGTAGCTCGTATCACTAGGGAAGCTTGGTTCAGTGAAGAAGGTTTTCCATCACTACCCGATAGTGGTGACACCTTTATTGTGCCTTCTCTTGTTCCTCGTGATGATGGCAGAAATCCTCCTAACAGTCCGAAGGAGAGGATCATTCACTTCAAGTTTGCCAGTGGCTTTGTCCATTCAAGCCTCCTCAACCAGGTAATAGCTGATTGTATCTGTCGTAATGTGGAGAAGAACAGTCGACTTTTGAG GATGAGGTATGGCATGGTAGAACTACAACTGGATGCACACCAGAGATACTACATCAGTCGATGTGAAGAGAACAGTAGTATCCAATTAACTATCAGTATGCCAGAGAGAGATGATGAAACATGTGTGCAAGAGAGACAGGAATTAATCAACGACATCACCAAGTTATTAATTCACATCATGGACGTGTTTATGCCAGCAGGGAAGAAGCCAGTTCCGCTGGTTCCCTGTTCAAAATGTCCTATCCTCCATATCACCCTCAGTGAATTGTGTAGTGGTGGCACCATCTTCTGTACCACATCTGGTGAGACTACTCCACTCAGCGGTCACTATAGTGACTTGTTACCAACTGGATTAAGTGATCCAATGGTTCAAGCAA GTGCTAAAAGGAAATTGAAAGTGTTCACTACAAACTATTCTAAGTTGACCAATGTCCTACCCATTAGAAGCCTCACAAGTTATTTTGTTGCTGAAAAAATAATAAGATTTGAAGATGAGCAGGTAATCCAACAAACAGTTAGACAGTCAGAGGCAGTTTCTGTGGTCCTCAGGAAGGTAGCTGGTTCCCTTGAAGCTGGTCAGACCAAAAGTTTTGATAAGTTAGTAACCATCATGGAGCTGTACGGCGGCATTTCATGTGAGGAACTAGCCAATCGGCTGAGAAGAGAACTATTGCAAAATAATACCACAG AGGTTGATCAATCGTCAGCTGCTCAAGAAGATAGTAGTAGAG ATTGA
- the LOC136264174 gene encoding uncharacterized protein isoform X1: MLGVYYPNTRAAVPVKVMEFMEYTLKTFVDFHHNIPMYVKLSILQDISRGINYLHTLNPPVIHCDLDASYVLVNKNLMAKVCVNHDMKVLTPNSKSSKCLPYFAMLEQVSEPDHVKQSLSQEVLLFGLIICYVINQQWPIPKPNAVSDPRTHQVMRASYFRSDRREEWIDQISDQQLKKLVISCLEYSSKKRPSMSRVCEMIDSVIDSYSNDETTKMAFSLAVKEGFAQSRDLQLLLVGAENTGKTCLISSFLGEEFVEGQAATKGVDVDVCKIYCKDWTRISHSDKTSLLHHQFIHQCRTKVDVLKETVSFKGDMVLKSFSQQTSKAASTAPVSVRPIATTTATSTTTTAIIDKEFPEPHLQDLQDFSSNNTTCNPDSINAVLWDFPGQVIFHNTHLVFISESGVAVITFNASMKLTCDVVPREGSLPPQECHTIISNIHYWLQVVDSMCSVKGHKGDLSPVQPTAILAGTHIDKLHPDIDVARKISKEMILPQLIEELSDKPYAQHLAGMAEGIEAALEQYCFFISNKCRDKEIERLKYTAINAATSLRKPQPIFFLKIERALLQHKEQIIQKSAMAEVIAESAFPIAENSSEFEGVLRYFHEKRVILYFSRIKSLRNIVILSPRWLAKLFSYIITAHSYKRGTGLDEAWKRLTKYGILHESLLQHMLDKFHSDYPSAVTVTKQQVVDILVHFHLVARITREAWFSEEGFPSLPDSGDTFIVPSLVPRDDGRNPPNSPKERIIHFKFASGFVHSSLLNQVIADCICRNVEKNSRLLRMRYGMVELQLDAHQRYYISRCEENSSIQLTISMPERDDETCVQERQELINDITKLLIHIMDVFMPAGKKPVPLVPCSKCPILHITLSELCSGGTIFCTTSGETTPLSGHYSDLLPTGLSDPMVQASAKRKLKVFTTNYSKLTNVLPIRSLTSYFVAEKIIRFEDEQVIQQTVRQSEAVSVVLRKVAGSLEAGQTKSFDKLVTIMELYGGISCEELANRLRRELLQNNTTEVDQSSAAQEDSSRGCTIV; encoded by the exons ATGTTAGGAGTGTATTATCCAAATACTCGAGCTGCTGTACCAGTGAAAGTGATGGAATTTATGGAGTACACCCTAAAAACATTTGTTGACTTTCATCATAATATTCCGATGTATGTGAAGTTATCCATATTACAAGATATCAGTAGAGGAATCAATTACCTCCATACCTTAAATCCTCCTGTGATTCACTGTGACTTGGATGCCAGCTATGTACTTGTGAATAAGAACCTCATGGCCAAAGTCTGTGTTAACCATGATATGAAAGTATTGACACCCAATTCTAAATCATCCAAATGTTTGCCATATTTTGCAATGCTGGAGCAAGTGTCAGAGCCAGATCACGTGAAACAATCATTGTCACAAGAGGTATTATTATTTGGTCTCATTATTTGTTACGTCATCAACCAACAATGGCCTATACCTAAACCTAATGCAGTAAGTGATCCTCGGACTCACCAAGTCATGCGAGCCTCATATTTTAGAAGTGATAGACGAGAAGAATGGATTGATCAAATCAGTGATCAACAACTAAAGAAACTGGTAATATCATGTTTAGAATATAGTTCAAAAAAGCGCCCTTCAATGTCAAGAGTCTGtgaaatgattgatagtgtaatAG ATAGTTACTCAAATGATGAAACTACCAAGATGGCATTCTCTTTGGCAGTGAAAGAAGGTTTTGCACAATCCAGGGACCTACAACTACTGCTAGTTGGTGCAGAGAACACTGGGAAGACTTGTCTTATTTCATCTTTCCTTGGTGAAGAGTTTGTGGAGGGGCAAGCAGCTACTAAAGGAGTTGATGTAGATGTGTGTAAAATTTACTGCAAAGATTGGACCAGAATTAGCCATTCTGACAAGACTTCCCTTCTCCATCATCAGTTTATTCACCAGTGCAGAACTAAAGTTGATGTTCTAAAGGAGACTGTATCGTTTAAAGGGGATATGGTATTAAAATCCTTTAGTCAACAGACTAGCAAAGCAGCCTCCACTGCACCTGTGTCTGTCCGTCCCAttgctactactactgctacttctactactactactgcaaTCATTGATAAGGAATTTCCTGAACCACACCTACAAGACTTGCAAGATTTTTCTTCAAATAACACAACGTGCAATCCTGACAGTATTAATGCTGTTTTGTGGGACTTTCCAGGTCAGGTTATCTTCCATAACACTCACTTAGTTTTCATTTCAGAAAGTGGAGTAGCAGTGATTACATTTAATGCCTCCATGAAGTTGACGTGTGATGTTGTGCCTCGTGAAGGCTCCCTACCACCTCAAGAATGCCATACCATCATTTCCAATATCCACTACTGGCTACAGGTAGTTGACTCAATGTGCTCAGTCAAGGGACATAAGGGAGATCTTTCTCCAGTTCAACCAACTGCAATACTAGCCGGTACACACATTGACAAGCTTCACCCTGACATTGACGTTGCTCGGAAGATCTCCAAGGAAATGATCTTGCCACAGCTCATAGAGGAACTTAGTGACAAACCTTATGCTCAACACTTAGCTGGCATGGCGGAAGGTATTGAGGCTGCTTTAGAACAGTACTGTTTTTTTATCAGTAACAAGTGTAGGGACAAAGAGATAGAACGTTTAAAATACACTGCCATAAATGCAGCAACTTCGTTGAGAAAACCTCAGCCAATATTTTTCCTTAAAATTGAACGTGCACTTTTACAGCACAAAGAGCAGATAATACAAAAGTCAGCAATGGCTGAAGTTATTGCAGAAAGCGCATTTCCAATAGCTGAAAATAGCTCAGAGTTTGAAGGTGTGTTGAGATATTTTCATGAGAAACGTGTTATCCTGTACTTCAGCCGAATCAAGTCCTTGAGAAATATTGTAATCTTGTCTCCTCGCTGGCTAGCTAAACTATTCAGTTACATCATCACAGCTCATTCTTATAAAAGAGGTACAGGACTTGACGAAGCATGGAAGCGGCTTACCAAATATGGTATTTTGCACGAGAGTCTTCTCCAGCACATGTTGGACAAGTTTCACTCAGACTATCCCAGTGCAGTAACTGTTACCAAACAACAAGTAGTGGATATTCTAGTACATTTCCACCTGGTAGCTCGTATCACTAGGGAAGCTTGGTTCAGTGAAGAAGGTTTTCCATCACTACCCGATAGTGGTGACACCTTTATTGTGCCTTCTCTTGTTCCTCGTGATGATGGCAGAAATCCTCCTAACAGTCCGAAGGAGAGGATCATTCACTTCAAGTTTGCCAGTGGCTTTGTCCATTCAAGCCTCCTCAACCAGGTAATAGCTGATTGTATCTGTCGTAATGTGGAGAAGAACAGTCGACTTTTGAG GATGAGGTATGGCATGGTAGAACTACAACTGGATGCACACCAGAGATACTACATCAGTCGATGTGAAGAGAACAGTAGTATCCAATTAACTATCAGTATGCCAGAGAGAGATGATGAAACATGTGTGCAAGAGAGACAGGAATTAATCAACGACATCACCAAGTTATTAATTCACATCATGGACGTGTTTATGCCAGCAGGGAAGAAGCCAGTTCCGCTGGTTCCCTGTTCAAAATGTCCTATCCTCCATATCACCCTCAGTGAATTGTGTAGTGGTGGCACCATCTTCTGTACCACATCTGGTGAGACTACTCCACTCAGCGGTCACTATAGTGACTTGTTACCAACTGGATTAAGTGATCCAATGGTTCAAGCAA GTGCTAAAAGGAAATTGAAAGTGTTCACTACAAACTATTCTAAGTTGACCAATGTCCTACCCATTAGAAGCCTCACAAGTTATTTTGTTGCTGAAAAAATAATAAGATTTGAAGATGAGCAGGTAATCCAACAAACAGTTAGACAGTCAGAGGCAGTTTCTGTGGTCCTCAGGAAGGTAGCTGGTTCCCTTGAAGCTGGTCAGACCAAAAGTTTTGATAAGTTAGTAACCATCATGGAGCTGTACGGCGGCATTTCATGTGAGGAACTAGCCAATCGGCTGAGAAGAGAACTATTGCAAAATAATACCACAG AGGTTGATCAATCGTCAGCTGCTCAAGAAGATAGTAGTAGAGGTTGTACCATAGTGTGA